AAGGAGAATGCTGTAGTGATTGACGTCGGAATCAACCGACTCCCATCATTTGATCCCAACAAAAAAGGTAAGCTATGTGGAGATGTTGATTTTGAAGCCGCTTTCGACAAAGCTAGATTAATAACCCCTGTTCCAGGTGGAGTAGGGCCTATGACGATTGCGATGTTGATGAGAAATACAGTATTGGCTGCTAGATTGCAAAACTGCCCTCAAACAATTGAATAAAGATTTTAAGAAAATATTCTTTTAAGAATTTTTTCAAATTCGCAGATTTCCTGATGATCTTAAAAAATCCTTGACATAGTTTTTTTGGCAGGTAGCTTTAAATAAAATTTTACCTGCCGATTTTATTCTCATTCTGAGCTCAAACTTCCTTTGCTTTCAATAAGATAATCTCTAAAGTTTCTTCCAAAATACTATCCTCGTATACATACCCTTT
This DNA window, taken from SAR324 cluster bacterium, encodes the following:
- a CDS encoding bifunctional 5,10-methylene-tetrahydrofolate dehydrogenase/5,10-methylene-tetrahydrofolate cyclohydrolase gives rise to the protein KENAVVIDVGINRLPSFDPNKKGKLCGDVDFEAAFDKARLITPVPGGVGPMTIAMLMRNTVLAARLQNCPQTIE